A stretch of DNA from Cryptomeria japonica chromosome 4, Sugi_1.0, whole genome shotgun sequence:
GGTGTATAAAGAATATGGACAAATGGATACAAGGGAAGGACAACTAGCAATAGGACATCTGGTCCAATGTTGGAATGGCCTACTAGATGAGTTGAAGCAATTTGAGCCACACTCCATACAAAACTACCATGCAGCACTACAGAGAGCACCCAaatatatgcacttgggaagaacaaagggaagacattggttgcctctcagttttcagcctccaatcctctTATGGCCATTGATGGGATGTAGGGATAATGATCCACCATACAGTGAAGTGACAGAACATACCAGGTGGATGATATTGGAAAAAATGAAAGGGTTCTACTAGAGTTAGTCTGCAGGAGGTTCTGGACAGGTTACTCCTGGCAATTTCAGAATTAatgccaaaattcagaatttttctGTTGCTGGAGGATCAGAAAGAAATTAgattagggggagatgatgagactatataatggctctattttgatagatttttggtatAGTACTCATGCCTAGGTCTTTTGGTTAGATGATATTTGGATCAGGATACcctcctagttgataccttttaagtgtttctaaAACTGATTTGACTTATACTTAATGTTGTTatataatggttttaaatgatttatctatgcaaatatctaaaatcaatattAAGTATGGTTTAAATTATATCACGTTAGAATTAGTAtgtacacatgtttgttgtgctcgttaacatcatgatgcaggatcgaaaaaggaaaaggaaagactaAGTGGTGgtttaaagaagcaccaagtatgcaatcacgaTGCAGATCTGGTTAAAGGAAAGCAGTATTAAGGGAGATCAAAGCCACTTGACCGGGTCTTCAGCAAGATGATTTATGgaacatttataactgttcttagtggagcttagatctaggaatctAGTCATGCTATATTTCTCAACTACAAGACAAATGTTGTTATGTTTTCCTGCactgacttcttcttcttttgtttaaataaatcatgttcacctattccgcaggaatgtggttgatcagttaggaatctgttataagttTCCATTTAAATAAAGAGATCTTTCTCTCCTCTCGAAGATGGAGAAGAATGACCATAATACTTCTAATACTTagtcttttgatattttatgtattttcacagtcaaaatggaataaagagatcaatgttattttgaaagctcaacaattgtaatctgaaagttttggatatgctcactcaagggggcccacttggtgagtaatcctttgtgttTTCTAGTTAGTTTCCATTTACAATAGTTCTTTTTGTGAATTCAGATTAATTGTTAGTTCATTAAGATTTTGTATGTTTCCTTCAAAGAATTTCCTTTTCTGACGTAACATAGAATgattgcaatatgaacttggtgcacatacaatgcTGGCCTCTTTCAAGTTTGCATCCctggttgataattaaatgagcctttgctacaggaaagctagctattcaaggatattcaatctctaaattgtgttttattacctagttgccattccagttgtgaggaccaacaatatccataggcataatatcacacaagacctcatcatgataattcccaatttttaattttaccaaacattgctcacttactaacaacttatgatcatcctgaattcatgctatctaataaggcttagggtgttttaatatttccaaattcaacttattcaccatctcttgtgaaacaagattatctaaacttccactatcaatgacaactttacagcacttaccagataccttacatctggccttgaacaaattcttcctttgcaagggctcttcatctctctcggAATGACacagagctctcctcatcatcaacaattctctatcttctagtttattagctgatccggtggggttttcttccaccattgttgttCTTCCGGTATTCTccgtcttcttacactcgaaagcatgatgtccttctcctacACATTTATAGAAATTtcttctaaacactctcttgtcttgtcttctatcatcttttccatagttctcatttCAGTAgacatccggttctctcctctggtagagatttctatcatctttctgataGGAATTagcttctttgcttacttccttatccttgttctaaTCCATATAGGTTCCTCTACATCTGGTATATCCTCttgctccttgaaatcttccttcagaAAACCTTctacctctgcctctctgcctctactcacgtattttgttcaacttctcttctcctttcagggcatactagtaagcttcttcaacactctgcaatttgatcaaactgagttcatcttatatagacatccaaaatccattcaaatatcttgtaacttgttcaacttcatcatcaacatgttcagatatgatattcaacttgtaaaatgcctcAGTGTACTCTTTTACACTTGATTCCTTCtttctcaaattctgcaacttccaaaacagattcacttgataatcagctagcataaattttgatttcaacttagcaatcatttgatcccatgtcttgatcttctctttatctcttctctatctatcaacctgcaaatgctcccaccaaagagatgcatgacctttcaaccgggtacaggcatatttcaccttcctttcttctgcagtgttttcaaaataaaaatatttctccatctccaagatccaatccaacaattcatctaaatccaactttccatcatattctggtggggtaaaatgaggtttagtattcgccctactcaaaaccctcaaaaacctctcttcatctggatcaaccatCAATGGGTTTACTTGTTTCGCTAggtcttcttctccttcatcttcaattACATCTTCATTATGTCGgtctcttctctgggctatctcaacGGTTTCCAATCGGGTTGTTATTCCTCAGAATATTTTTATCACAgcaaggtctgcattcccacgtgctccaccattcctatttcctctttgcaccaACTTCACaacagtctgccaccctacaacaaaatttctcaggacaacgcaatctccagAAAGAAATCTCGCTCGGATACTACTTGGTACAGGCACCAAttaggagggaccttaaagagatcagtctagaccggtcaaaaagagtaaacacaacggaaacacaaggaaaagatggaggcaatgcaaacagattgaattatatcataaaaactgattacaaccaactgatAGCAACCAGGTTACAATAACTAGCTCACAAGCCTGCTAAAAcgtgctcaaaatacagaacaggtcacaaccgggacctcaaacttAATATTTCGCTTCTATTTTATGTCTAACTCCTTAGATACATTATAATGCTCTAATACAATGATTTATActatccaaggggatccagtcagcCCAGAAAGGGATCAAAgtccgaagaacaagacctaacatgtaaaaccaacaagctCGGTCTTCGACAAAGAAAattctccaaaaaatccaaaggacaaagtgagaatcaaagggaaggtcggccacacgccaaggaacaatGGAATCAACGCTCAAGTCTCCGCAAGCTACAAAAaggatccggtagatcaccaatgcaaataagtccaggcaaccggtaacagaaaAGTGTctcggaaaccggtagcgataacttgctagaaaattatCCAAGTGCtctgtggtttgggaataaggaagatgatcaagtcttcaagaaaaatccaactccacagattctggtgagccaaatctgggaaaCACGTAAATAAatattgaaactgcaaatagaaaggaaatatttttggttgatgcaagattgtcatgaaccggggatgctcctgcatcactttgaTGCTCCCATGAcaagctttctctgcaagtatattgttttttgtttttaattttttaataatatattgggtggcttttagaATTTGGGGTATCTCTCTTGAAAAGGTTTTTCCCACGTAAATAATTATGTTTATGATATAGATGCCATTTgtattatttctatttaatttctaTAACTATGGTAAAGATCtttaaaaaattgcattaccctcctctcaagattagtgaaGGAAGATGTTTTCTGACCTTAATTTCCTTACACTTTCCTTATTGGAACTATTATATTCATGGTTGAGTTTACATAAAACTGCACATTGCAACCATAAAATGAGGTACAATgtcaatattttaattatattcaaATTGCTATTTTTATCAACATCACATATAGACATGCCCCTGATAGTGTATAATAGGACAAGAATATAATCAAGGAGTATTATTTTTACATGAGTGATGATAGAACTCACTGGTTAGAGGATGTATAACAttgttttcaaaaaataatttgatTTCTTGCAAGAAAAAGCTATCACAATGGGTCAACCTGTCATTCAAGGTCAAACAACTGCATAGGTAATTTCAAGAATGCCTGTATATTTTATTGGTTGaatagaatgcatgtagagaggggtgtacctcatatttggagttttttGAAGTTGGGCGTTGGAGAGGGaagcatgatggagcaagtgcatgCATGAAGAGAGATTTGGTTAAGGAATAGTTGAGGATTACAAGTGCTACATTCAGTGATGCACATTCTATTATTGATTAGTGTAGGCATACATTGTCACAAGGAGGGTCACTTGATTTAGAAGTGTGTaggttcttttggttggttgatgaGAGCACAATGGTAGATAGATTGGATTTTTAGACACTTAGAGAATATTCAAAGATGAATTTATTTAAAGCTAGATGCAAGTGCATGGAACATTTGGACATGAGAGTTGGTTTGTTTTTGTTAGAATTGTATTTAGTGCAACTAGGATCAATGCATGTCAAGTGAGTGGGTAGATACATAGATTCCACAGTATCTAACCCCCTTATCTCATACACAATCCTCTTTACATGAGGAGATGGAAATTTCAATTGATTATAATCATCTTTCAGATCTTGTATAGCCAAGACATGTTTATATAGTTATTGCACTACAAGGGAATGGCAATAAATTAGACTATTGGTTGAGATTATGTGtatagagaaagaaaaagataacacaATCGATGGTAGAGATGATGAGTTCATGTATCCTATAGGTTCAATTGTTGttggaacttggttgcaaacatataTGACTAGAAAGAATTGTATACCTATATTTTAAGACTACGAGAAACACAAAACCATTACCATGTATTCACATCTTGTTATAGAAAAAATTTGTTTAAGTCATTGAAGCACCATGCCAAACCAAGGAAAAAAGAAGTATGGATAATTAGTAGTATCAATCATGACGTAATACTGGATACTCTAAAGCTAAGATATGACCCATCAAATGCACTTGAATAGCATATCTAGCTCGTACCATATGGGGTAGGTATGATAATTTTCATGCCTTATTGATActcatgtttaattttaaccattgttgagtcatatttatgtttgattttatgttttttaaCAATTCTTAATAAATATAGGTCTTTTTGGTGGACAATACTATTGCATCAACATTTTCCTTGAACATTGTGGAGACATTCAATGTAATTCACAAGAAGGTATCTTCTTGATATACTTCTACCTCTTGATTTataaatttgcatttggtttgaaagAATGTTCAATTGACTTTATTGgttatgttgtttatgtttctTAATAATTCTTAACAACTGTAGGTCTTTTTGGCAGACAATACTATCACATCAAAATCACTCATAGCTTCCTACATTGGCTCTTTTTCATTAGACTATCATGGGTTTATTAGGACTGTCCTACATTCACTagggttgtcctaggttcattTGGACTATCCTGGGATCATTAGGGCATTGATTAAGACTATCCTAGGTTCACTAGAACAATCTTGAGTTTATTAGAattatcctaggttcattaggactaccctacattcattaggattgTCCTACACAAAACACTATGTTATAATTTTTCACTTAAATAAGATCACTTTGTGTGCTCTCCCTATTTGAATCCCTTATTCTCCACCATTTAACAGAAAAATAGCAGTTCATAAAGTAGATTCAAAGCACTACGACTCTTTTTCTTGTCGCGTCTTCAAATTTTCAACATAACTATGTTCAATTTCTTGAGCATCCAAGAACAATTTTTCTTGATTTTAGAAAAATGTGGCCTCTTAAGACTCCCTTTTGGTTCTCCTTTTCtatggactctctctctctctctctctctctctctctctctctctctctctctctctctctctctctctctctctctctctctctctctctcaatacatcattaaaaataataatgaatCATTAAACTctcatgcaatatattatttgaagTGTATCCAAATGTGATatcaaataaaactataatcatgtGTCTAAAGAAAATCATGACAGTGTCCTCCAAATTTAGGTGAAAGTTGAAAGATCACTAATTATGAATTCATCATGCTTCTATTTTACAATTACAATAAACATATTACATTTTCAAGAATGAATTCAAACTACAACATCTTACTAAAATTCTCCTTCTATCATGCTTTAATAGATGTAATTTGATGATAGCTTCGGCCATATAGTCAATTTGTTTACCACTTATCATAGTTGTAAAATTAtagtattaatttttttatttttttgttttattaattgATTTTCTCAACATGATCCATCCAAAATACCTAATACTTAATTATCTAGATGTCATATTCATCTCTATTTTGACTTATTGGTcgtttatattaattataaaagtaaccatacttagccaatacgGGAGACATTTTTTGCTTATGTTTTACACAgccattaaaaattaaaaagagaGTACTTTGTCACAGCGAACAAGAAGCAGGAATTATGGAAGGCAATGACTTTCTGTTTTCTTTAATTAGATAGAGGAACATAAACAACTGGCACATTGTGTATAATAATGATGATTTATTGTAAGATTATTTTAATCAAAATGTTAGTATGTTGTTTATGATCAGACTTCTAGTGTGTTCTTATAGTTTAGTTGTACTATTGTTTTTCTTTTCAGTCATGGATTTCGACCAATAAAATTGTCATATATTTCAAAAAAACATTTGATGAAAGTAAAAAAAAGAATAAACAAGATCAATTCTACCATCTTGCATGTCTAAGAAATATTTGCAATAGAAATTAGTTCTGGTTTTTTTATAAAGAGAACAATTTTTCATGTAGTcactttattttatgtttttttatgttAGATTGCTGTCCCATTTAAACTTTTGGGAAGTGACTATTTTCACCcatctatataaatatatttagGGGAGAAGAACTAGTAGTTAAGAACCCTAATTTTGTGTTTGTCAAAATCTTATacggaaatttcaaatcactcttaaATTTTAACAATTTATTTGGCAAGTCTTCTCCTTATAACTAATGATTCAGGGTCAAATACGACTGTCGCAACTCTCCAAAAACGAGTTTCCCACAGCAAAGATGTAAAATACTTCAAAACGTGATAAAAAATGAATGAACAAGATCATTTGTATCATCTTACATATCTAAGAAATACTTTCAATCAAAATCAGATTtctccttttttttcaaaaaagaatgCCTTATCATGATGTAGtcattttgttttataattttcatGTTCCCACTGCTGTCCTATTTAAACTTTAAAAATGTGATTATTTCTAAAtatgtatattatattattttattaaaaaaaccttctatataaacatatcaaatagtcgttatattttaattttacatAGGAAAGAATCAAACCAATTTTAAATTCAGACTGTACAGGTAAACAACTACATAGAATATTcaatttcatgttgaccaactttTTCTTAGCAACGAAGCAAACTGAGAGTCCAAAACTACTATAAATACAGCAGATATTTACTCTTCTCCTGCACAAAAACTTGAGTGAGATTGAAGAAGAAATAGGTGAAGATGGGCAATGAAGATGAGGTTAAAGTACTTGGCTTTTGGTCCAGCCCATATACTCTAAGAGTGTTGATTGGGCTTGAAGAAAAGGGCATCAAATATGAGTATGTGGAAGAAGATTTCATGTGTAAAAGTCTACTTTTGCTGGAAATGAATCCTGTGCATAAGAAGGTACCTGTTCTTATTCACAATGGCAGGCCTGTGATTGAATCTTCTATTATATTACAATATATTGATGAGGTATGGAGTAATGGTTCAACTTTCTTACCATCTGATTCATATGATCGAGCTATGGCTCGATTCTGGGTAGATTTTATTGAAAAGAAGGTATGTGACTATTCAACTTCGTCAATAAATTGAAAGCGATTTCATTTCATTTTACGTTTCACATTACAATATGATAGATTGCAAGTGATAATTATTTGTCTTTAAAATATATTGTATCTTTTATTTTAGTATTCTGATATTTGACTTTTACTAATTGGGTGtgttataatattgtattatatataaatttatagtgattaatgatatcagatttccacaatccataattagATTTTTGTTCTTGTTTTTGGATTAGATTTCATATTAGTTTTTCAATCATTTTGGATCagactctgtgatccatcatcacgaTACTAGAGAGCTTAGAGAGTTTAGAGAGTTTAGAGAGTTTAGAGACACGGATCACgatgatggatcatggaatgtAATCCGAAACATTGATTCAAAAACTAATACGCAATCTAAtccagaaaacaagaaacaaatcaatttatagtacttttcaattaataaatattgttttttttctttttatagtATTCTTTTAAATTTATGAGTATTTGTAACAttcattattaataattatatatgtttttttttttcagatttttaacTCGGGAGGAAGGACCATAGCATTAAACaaaggagaagaacaagaagaaggaaagCGGGAGCTTATTGAAGGCTTATTTTGGAGGAAATAATTTTGGAATAGTAGATATTGCACTTGCCCCACAAATATGTTGGTTTCATGCATTTGAAATTATTGGAAATTTTAAGATTATGGCTGAAGAAAAATTTCCAAGCATTTTTGCATGGATGAAGAGATGTATGGAGAGGGAGAGCATGAAGAAAGTACTCCCACAACAAGAAAAAGTGCTAACAATGGTAACTCAACATAGAAAGTTTCTCTTCGGGGAGGTTTAGTTAAACTTTACTCTAGAAAAGTCTAGTTTTGTAATGCATTGAGTTGTGTTATGCTTTAGTTTGTCATAGGTGTCATTATTTTAGGTGTcaaagtatatttatatatgtggtgtttaatagtttaattaaataattactataAGGAAGTCAAAATCAAATGGGTTTAAATAATAGTATTATTTAAATATAGTCTCAGTAAAGACCATTTTATTATTAGGTTGTTGGTTAAGGAATGGGTGGGATTAGGTGAAGTGTTCTTTCAATTTTATAAAATTGCGAGCGATTATGTAATTCTATATGTATTTCCTTTCAATATTGAATAGAAATCATTTTGATGGAGAGGAAATTTTATGGAATTTGATTTCAAAGTGAAGTGTCAAAAAACTTCCTTTatcatatattttatattaatagaTAAAGACTTTGGTGCATAAGAATTGTAAGTGACCTTGTTATTAGTTAGAATAAAGCAATAGTCTGACAAGCATGTGATAGTTGTTGTATACATAGGGATGAATTTTAAATATCATATTTTGAGGAATCCAATTTGAAATGGTatcataaatttaatatatataatcattctcttaaaaaaaaatttacatatacctatatattattattttctacCTACAAAAATAATATCACAACAATTTTGTTTATTGTGTccatgatcatagtttaatttgacaGTTTTATTCTTCACATTTAAATATGGGGTATCAAAGAATTGATTATTGTGTATGTACAAATCAAAAATTTCAATATGTCCCAATGGGGGATGTTGGGAAAAGGTGTCTCAACCTCCCATTCATAATGTTCATTCTAATATTTTTTGTATATTCTTGCTATTTCATGTTCaagtgtttttcttttcttttggggaGTTGTAATCCCACTTGGAAGCTTGCTAGATGCTTTATTTTAATGAATTGTATATTCTCATGAGAAGATAGGCATCCCACTTTGAGGTAGCATGGTTTGCCCATGTGTCAACATCTTGTGGTGTGTGTAAGATCATCATGAAGGGAGTTACATATGATAGATTACATGACATGCAAGAGCAAGCAAGAGGAAGGTTGCTTTGGAATCTTCACCAAAATTATGCTAGGTGGTTGTACTTGTCATGGAGAATCTTTTAAAGGTTAGAATGAGAAAATTTTGGGTTGCCCTAGTTTGTGCCTTAAACATGACAAGCTATGACAAATTGTAAGCTACATAAGAAATATGCTAAAAATAGTTGAGTAGATCAACATCAAAATGGGAATTAGAATTTGAACCCATGTATTTTGGGTGTCATATCTCACATTGGTTTACATATATTTTTCTCAAACCATTCATACTATCTAGTTTGTACTTGTGAGTTAATGGATTTATTTCTCTAAATAACTCAAAGTTGACTCATCAATGCCCAAGATGAAAGACAGATTAGAAACTAACAATTGGAGAAATTGCTATCAGATTAGCaattttcctctaaattttagaggtacaactccctcttgtGATAAAATTTGGTTctttttggggttttcttttcaccaaaaagaaaaaaaatggcgGAGATTTTCTCCAAAAATTTCTAAGGGTAAAAGAGAGGGTTTCGATAGAAAGATAATTGTATTGATTCTaccttaaaattttattttattttgataaaagtggacaagACACTAAACTTATATTATTCATAAATatgtttacatcgggttcaaaaaaaggcataccgacaggaaagaacccgcaagaaaacctttggttgcagcctttaaaaaataaaaaataaacactaCCCTTACATTATTTGTTACTATCCAATAAGATCACCCAACCCCCTACCTCTGGCATTATACAAGGTCCCATAGGACATTTACAAAAAAACCAGTTTGCTGCCAA
This window harbors:
- the LOC131033144 gene encoding LOW QUALITY PROTEIN: glutathione S-transferase 3 (The sequence of the model RefSeq protein was modified relative to this genomic sequence to represent the inferred CDS: inserted 2 bases in 1 codon) gives rise to the protein MGNEDEVKVLGFWSSPYTLRVLIGLEEKGIKYEYVEEDFMCKSLLLLEMNPVHKKVPVLIHNGRPVIESSIILQYIDEVWSNGSTFLPSDSYDRAMARFWVDFIEKKIFNSGGRTIALNKGEEQEEGKRELIEGXYFGGNNFGIVDIALAPQICWFHAFEIIGNFKIMAEEKFPSIFAWMKRCMERESMKKVLPQQEKVLTMVTQHRKFLFGEV